The Desulfosporosinus acidiphilus SJ4 genome has a window encoding:
- the sigH gene encoding RNA polymerase sporulation sigma factor SigH: MTFQAQPELPECEIIDIIVDEEMVELAKEGDAAALEYLINKYKNFVRAKARSYFLIGADREDIIQEGMIGLYKAIRDFRGDKLSSFRAFAELCITRQIITAIKTATRQKHIPLNSYVSLNKPIYDEDSDRTLLDVISGTRITDPEELIISREEFDDIEEKMGEILSSLEWKVLMSYLEGKSYQEIAVDLKRHVKSIDNALQRVKRKLERYLERRDG; encoded by the coding sequence TTGACTTTTCAAGCCCAACCAGAACTACCAGAGTGCGAAATCATCGACATTATCGTAGATGAAGAGATGGTTGAGCTTGCCAAGGAAGGCGACGCTGCTGCACTAGAGTATCTGATCAACAAATATAAGAACTTCGTTAGGGCAAAGGCTCGTTCCTATTTTCTCATAGGAGCGGATCGCGAAGATATTATTCAAGAAGGAATGATTGGACTCTATAAGGCCATAAGAGACTTTCGCGGCGATAAACTCTCATCGTTCAGGGCATTTGCGGAGTTATGTATAACCCGCCAGATTATCACTGCCATTAAGACAGCTACAAGGCAGAAACACATTCCACTAAACTCCTATGTCTCTCTCAATAAGCCGATATATGACGAAGATTCCGACCGGACGCTTCTTGATGTTATCTCAGGGACTCGTATTACGGATCCGGAAGAACTGATTATCAGCCGTGAGGAATTTGACGACATTGAAGAGAAGATGGGTGAGATCCTCAGTTCCTTAGAATGGAAGGTGCTGATGTCTTATTTAGAAGGGAAATCTTACCAGGAAATTGCTGTTGATTTAAAAAGACATGTGAAATCAATCGATAACGCGTTACAGAGAGTGAAGAGGAAACTTGAACGCTATCTCGAACGCCGGGATGGATAA
- the rpmG gene encoding 50S ribosomal protein L33: MRVGIILACTDCKHRNYATMKNKKNNPDRLEVQKYCKFCKSHTLHKETK; the protein is encoded by the coding sequence ATGCGTGTTGGCATTATTTTAGCGTGTACGGATTGCAAGCACCGTAACTATGCTACGATGAAAAATAAGAAAAATAATCCTGATCGTTTGGAAGTCCAAAAGTATTGTAAGTTCTGCAAAAGCCATACTCTCCATAAAGAAACCAAGTAA
- the secE gene encoding preprotein translocase subunit SecE, with product MGALKKPANTQKQADKTKEYFRGVLSELKKVHWPSRKQLLAYTGVVFVAVGIVSILMWVVDGGLSIALTKLVP from the coding sequence ATGGGCGCGTTGAAAAAACCAGCCAATACTCAGAAACAAGCAGATAAGACCAAAGAGTATTTCCGCGGAGTTCTGAGCGAATTAAAAAAAGTTCACTGGCCGAGCCGCAAACAATTATTGGCCTATACGGGCGTTGTTTTTGTTGCGGTGGGGATTGTTTCTATTCTCATGTGGGTTGTGGACGGCGGTTTAAGTATTGCCTTAACCAAGCTAGTGCCCTAA
- the nusG gene encoding transcription termination/antitermination protein NusG, whose amino-acid sequence MAKDWFVIHTYSGYENKVKMNLEKRVESMNMEEKIFRVLVPMEDEVEFKNGKEKVTKRKVYPGYVLVEMEMTDDSWYVVRNTPGVTGFVGTGTKPIPLLDQEVIQILQQMGMDDLRAKIDFEVNQTVQVIAGPFKDFVGVVREILPDKGKLRVEVSMFGRETPVELDFGQVQKLD is encoded by the coding sequence ATGGCGAAAGACTGGTTTGTTATTCACACGTACTCGGGTTACGAAAATAAAGTCAAGATGAATCTCGAAAAGCGCGTTGAATCCATGAATATGGAGGAGAAAATCTTTCGCGTTCTTGTTCCTATGGAAGATGAAGTTGAGTTCAAGAATGGGAAAGAAAAGGTGACAAAGCGCAAGGTTTATCCGGGATATGTTCTTGTTGAAATGGAAATGACGGATGATTCTTGGTATGTTGTTCGCAACACACCAGGAGTTACAGGCTTCGTCGGGACAGGAACAAAGCCGATACCGCTCCTTGACCAGGAGGTCATTCAGATTCTCCAACAAATGGGAATGGATGATCTGCGGGCTAAAATTGATTTCGAGGTTAATCAAACTGTCCAGGTTATTGCCGGACCGTTTAAAGACTTTGTTGGCGTAGTTCGCGAAATACTGCCGGATAAAGGCAAGCTGCGTGTGGAAGTATCGATGTTTGGAAGAGAGACGCCTGTGGAATTAGATTTCGGACAGGTACAAAAACTCGACTAA
- the rplK gene encoding 50S ribosomal protein L11, which translates to MAKKVIGLVKLAITAGKATPAPPVGPALGQHGVNIMAFCKEYNERTKDQAGLIIPVEITVYEDRSFTFITKTPPASVLLKKMTNINSGSSEPNRKKVATITKSKVREIADIKMKDLNAASVEAAMRMVEGTARSMGIDVVEG; encoded by the coding sequence ATGGCGAAGAAAGTAATTGGTCTCGTTAAATTAGCAATCACTGCAGGCAAAGCTACACCGGCACCTCCGGTTGGTCCGGCTCTCGGTCAACATGGTGTCAATATTATGGCCTTCTGCAAAGAGTACAATGAGCGTACTAAGGATCAAGCTGGGCTCATTATTCCGGTGGAAATTACGGTTTATGAAGATCGTTCCTTTACCTTTATAACCAAAACGCCGCCGGCATCTGTTTTGCTCAAAAAGATGACCAATATTAATTCGGGTTCCTCTGAACCAAATCGTAAGAAGGTTGCTACGATTACAAAATCAAAAGTGCGCGAAATTGCGGACATTAAGATGAAGGATCTGAATGCTGCAAGCGTTGAAGCTGCTATGCGGATGGTTGAAGGTACTGCCAGAAGTATGGGTATCGATGTTGTTGAAGGTTAA
- the rplA gene encoding 50S ribosomal protein L1, whose protein sequence is MAKVGKRYQEAVKAFDRTGYYEPLEAFAIVKANAKAKFDETIEVAFKLGIDTRHADQQIRGAIVLPHGTGKTRSVLVFAKGDKAKEAEAAGADFVGAEDMIAKIEQGWFGFDVVVATPDMMGMVGKLGRVLGPKGLMPNPKTGTVTPDVTRAIREIKAGKIEYRAEKAGIIHAPIGKASFSAEQLFENYRTLGETIQKAKPAAAKGQYIRSITVSSTMGPGVSINPAKAL, encoded by the coding sequence ATGGCTAAGGTTGGAAAAAGATATCAAGAGGCCGTAAAAGCCTTTGATCGCACAGGATATTACGAACCCCTTGAAGCATTCGCGATCGTAAAGGCTAATGCCAAAGCAAAATTTGATGAAACTATCGAAGTTGCTTTCAAGTTAGGAATTGACACTCGTCATGCGGACCAACAAATTCGTGGTGCTATTGTGCTCCCGCATGGAACAGGTAAAACCCGTTCTGTTTTGGTTTTTGCTAAGGGTGACAAGGCTAAGGAAGCTGAGGCAGCAGGTGCTGATTTTGTTGGTGCCGAAGACATGATCGCGAAGATTGAGCAAGGTTGGTTTGGATTTGATGTTGTCGTGGCGACTCCGGATATGATGGGAATGGTCGGTAAATTAGGTCGGGTACTCGGACCTAAAGGCTTAATGCCAAACCCCAAGACCGGTACCGTAACTCCGGACGTAACTCGTGCAATCAGAGAAATCAAAGCTGGTAAGATTGAGTATCGTGCTGAAAAAGCTGGAATTATCCACGCTCCTATAGGCAAAGCTTCTTTCAGTGCTGAGCAACTGTTCGAGAACTACCGCACTTTAGGGGAAACCATTCAAAAAGCAAAACCTGCCGCTGCCAAAGGTCAGTACATCCGCAGTATTACAGTGAGCTCGACTATGGGACCCGGCGTAAGCATCAACCCCGCAAAGGCTCTTTAA
- the rplJ gene encoding 50S ribosomal protein L10, producing MPNIEEKSQVVAEIKEKFQQSTGVVLADYRGLTVAEVTKLRTQLRQAGVEYKVLKNTLVRRAAQEVGVEGLETYLEGPTALAFSKDPVAPAKILMDFAKANKLKNFAIKAGVLEGKVIGPEGVKELADLPSREVLLAMVLRGMQAPLAGMANVLQGPIRKMGYALEEVRKLKEAQ from the coding sequence ATGCCCAATATCGAAGAAAAAAGTCAGGTTGTCGCAGAGATTAAAGAAAAGTTTCAACAATCTACAGGGGTTGTTTTGGCGGATTATCGCGGGCTGACTGTGGCTGAAGTAACTAAATTACGTACTCAGCTTCGTCAAGCCGGTGTAGAGTATAAGGTTCTCAAAAATACTCTGGTACGCCGAGCTGCTCAAGAAGTAGGAGTTGAAGGCCTTGAGACATACTTAGAAGGTCCTACAGCCCTGGCTTTTAGTAAAGATCCTGTTGCTCCTGCTAAAATTTTAATGGATTTTGCCAAAGCAAATAAACTTAAAAACTTTGCCATTAAGGCCGGAGTTTTAGAAGGCAAAGTCATTGGACCTGAAGGCGTTAAAGAACTTGCTGATCTGCCATCACGAGAAGTATTGCTGGCCATGGTTCTGCGCGGTATGCAAGCGCCTCTGGCTGGTATGGCCAATGTTCTTCAAGGACCTATTCGCAAAATGGGTTATGCTCTCGAAGAAGTGCGTAAGCTCAAAGAAGCTCAATAA
- the rplL gene encoding 50S ribosomal protein L7/L12, with the protein MSKVNEILEAVKGLTVLELSELVKAFETEFGVSAAAPVAVAAPGAAAAAGGAEAAEEKTEFDVILTNCGASKINVIKVVREVTGLGLKEAKDLVDNAPKPVKEKVSKDEAESIKTKLTEAGATVDVK; encoded by the coding sequence ATGTCTAAAGTAAATGAAATTCTCGAAGCAGTTAAAGGGTTAACTGTCCTCGAACTCTCTGAACTCGTCAAAGCTTTTGAAACCGAATTTGGTGTCAGTGCAGCTGCTCCTGTGGCTGTCGCAGCTCCTGGCGCAGCTGCAGCTGCCGGTGGTGCTGAAGCAGCTGAAGAGAAAACTGAATTTGACGTTATTCTCACCAATTGCGGCGCTTCCAAAATTAATGTTATCAAAGTTGTCCGCGAAGTAACCGGCTTAGGTCTGAAAGAAGCTAAAGATCTCGTAGATAATGCTCCGAAGCCTGTTAAAGAAAAAGTCTCTAAGGATGAGGCTGAATCCATTAAAACTAAATTGACTGAAGCCGGCGCAACTGTCGACGTGAAATAG
- the rpoB gene encoding DNA-directed RNA polymerase subunit beta — MFYPVKVGVRERWSYSRIREVLDMPNLIEIQQNSYRWFLDEGLRDMFRDISPIQDFTGNLVLEFIDYSLGEPKYQVEECKERDVTFAAPLRVKVRLINKETGEVKEQEVFMGDFPLMTDKGTFIINGAERVIVSQLVRSPGVYYAEQIDPSGKKLYGATVIPNRGAWLEFESDINDNIFVRVDRTRKLPGTVLIRALGYSSNGQILELFNDNEYIRATLERDNSESTEEALVEIYKRLRPGEPPTVDSARSLLEALFFDAKRYDLAKVGRYKLNKKLGLDIPMEVRHLTRGDIVASIQRMLDLMDGEGYKDDIDHLGNRRLRSVGELLQNQFRIGLSRMERVVRERMTIQDVEVITPQVLINIRPVVAAIKEFFGSSQLSQFMDQTNPLAELTHKRRLSALGPGGLSRERAGFEVRDVHHSHYGRMCPVETPEGPNIGLIGSLSTFGRINPYGFIEAPYRKVDKENGRVLDEIHYLTADEEEKYVVAQANAPLDEDGNFLLDKIDGRHGPDFVHVSPNQVDYMDVSPKQMVSIATALIPFLEHDDANRALMGSNMQRQAVPLLRTDSPYVGTGMEYKTAKDSGVCAITKQAGVVQRATADDIVVLHDDGTTERHKLLKYLRSNQGTCINQRPIVKKGDKVEANQIIADGPSTDHGELALGRNVLVAFMTWEGYNYEDAILINEKLVREDYYTSIHIEEYESDARDTKLGPEEITRDIPNVGEDVLKDLDERGIIRIGAEVRPGDILVGKVTPKGETELTAEERLLRAIFGEKAREVRDTSLRVPHGEAGKIVDVKVFTRENGDELSPGVNQLVRVYIAQKRKISVGDKVAGRHGNKGVISRIMRQEDMPFMPDGTPIEVVLNPLGVPSRMNIGQVLETHLGWAAKALGLRIATPVFDGAREEDIFETLEKAGLPKDGKTMLYDGRTGVPFDSKITVGYMYVLKLHHLVDDKIHARSTGPYSLVTQQPLGGKAQFGGQRFGEMEVWALEAYGASYTLQEILTVKSDDVVGRVKTYEAIVKGENIPEPGIPESFKVLIKEMQSLGLDVRVLSSDDQEIEIHDTDEDIAETAKELGIDLHEEIAPTGPRLVETEDEDEEEAVDEEDPLDDLNEEVLEEEDLDLDDLK; from the coding sequence ATGTTCTATCCTGTTAAGGTAGGGGTTCGGGAGCGCTGGAGTTATTCCAGAATCCGTGAAGTCCTTGACATGCCAAATCTAATTGAAATCCAGCAGAACTCCTATCGTTGGTTTCTTGATGAGGGGCTGCGCGATATGTTTCGCGATATCTCTCCCATTCAAGACTTTACCGGCAATCTCGTTTTAGAATTTATCGATTACAGCTTAGGAGAACCAAAGTACCAGGTTGAGGAGTGTAAAGAACGCGATGTGACTTTTGCCGCTCCACTGCGGGTAAAAGTACGCCTTATCAACAAAGAAACCGGTGAAGTTAAAGAACAAGAAGTCTTTATGGGTGATTTTCCTCTGATGACAGACAAGGGTACCTTTATTATCAACGGTGCTGAACGTGTCATTGTCAGTCAGCTTGTTCGTTCGCCTGGCGTATACTATGCGGAACAGATTGATCCGAGTGGTAAGAAACTTTATGGGGCTACGGTGATACCAAACCGTGGAGCCTGGCTAGAATTTGAATCGGATATTAATGATAATATTTTTGTGAGGGTTGACCGGACTCGCAAACTGCCCGGAACCGTGCTGATTCGGGCTTTGGGGTATTCCAGCAACGGTCAGATTTTAGAACTGTTTAATGACAATGAATATATTCGTGCGACCCTGGAAAGAGACAACTCTGAGTCTACGGAAGAAGCTTTGGTTGAAATCTATAAGCGATTGAGACCGGGAGAACCTCCTACTGTGGATAGTGCCCGATCTCTGCTGGAAGCTCTCTTTTTTGATGCCAAGCGGTATGATCTGGCGAAGGTTGGCCGTTATAAGCTCAATAAGAAATTAGGCCTGGATATACCCATGGAAGTCCGTCATCTGACTCGCGGGGATATCGTGGCGAGCATTCAGCGCATGCTTGACCTCATGGATGGGGAAGGGTATAAAGACGACATTGACCATTTAGGAAATCGTCGTTTGCGTTCCGTGGGAGAATTGCTCCAGAATCAATTTCGCATCGGCTTATCCAGAATGGAACGCGTCGTTCGTGAACGGATGACTATTCAGGATGTTGAAGTCATTACGCCTCAGGTTTTAATAAACATTCGTCCTGTTGTGGCAGCCATCAAGGAGTTTTTTGGCAGCAGCCAATTGTCACAGTTCATGGATCAGACCAATCCTCTGGCAGAGTTGACGCATAAACGGCGTTTAAGCGCTTTGGGACCTGGGGGATTAAGCCGTGAACGGGCAGGGTTTGAGGTTCGTGACGTTCACCACTCCCACTATGGTCGTATGTGTCCTGTAGAGACTCCTGAAGGGCCGAACATCGGCTTAATTGGCTCATTAAGTACTTTTGGGCGTATTAATCCTTATGGATTTATTGAAGCGCCCTATCGCAAAGTGGATAAAGAGAACGGCCGTGTTCTCGATGAAATCCATTATCTAACGGCTGATGAAGAGGAAAAATACGTTGTTGCCCAGGCGAATGCACCTCTTGATGAAGACGGAAACTTCCTTTTAGATAAAATCGATGGGCGGCATGGCCCTGATTTCGTGCATGTATCGCCAAATCAAGTGGACTATATGGACGTATCGCCAAAACAAATGGTCTCGATAGCCACGGCACTGATTCCCTTCTTGGAGCATGATGACGCAAACCGTGCACTTATGGGTTCAAACATGCAGCGTCAAGCAGTTCCGCTATTACGTACGGATTCTCCGTATGTGGGAACGGGCATGGAGTACAAAACGGCTAAAGATTCAGGAGTTTGTGCTATCACAAAACAAGCAGGGGTTGTGCAGCGGGCAACTGCGGATGACATTGTAGTTCTCCACGACGACGGAACTACGGAACGTCACAAGCTGCTCAAATATCTGCGCTCTAACCAAGGAACTTGTATTAATCAGCGCCCTATTGTCAAGAAGGGTGATAAAGTCGAGGCTAATCAGATTATTGCTGACGGGCCATCTACCGACCACGGCGAACTTGCTTTGGGACGAAATGTCTTAGTAGCCTTCATGACTTGGGAAGGTTATAACTATGAAGATGCTATTCTGATTAATGAAAAGCTTGTGCGGGAAGATTATTATACATCCATTCATATTGAGGAATATGAATCCGATGCTCGGGATACGAAACTTGGACCGGAAGAAATCACTCGAGATATTCCCAATGTCGGAGAAGATGTCCTGAAGGATCTCGATGAGCGCGGTATTATCCGCATCGGGGCAGAAGTTCGCCCTGGGGATATCCTGGTTGGTAAAGTAACCCCGAAAGGGGAAACGGAACTGACGGCAGAAGAACGATTGCTGCGCGCAATTTTCGGCGAGAAGGCCCGTGAGGTTCGGGATACTTCTTTGCGGGTTCCCCATGGAGAAGCAGGGAAGATCGTTGATGTCAAAGTCTTTACCCGGGAAAACGGAGATGAGCTGTCACCGGGTGTTAATCAACTTGTTCGGGTGTATATTGCTCAGAAACGTAAGATTTCCGTGGGTGATAAGGTTGCAGGACGGCACGGAAACAAAGGGGTTATTTCCCGAATTATGCGTCAGGAGGATATGCCCTTCATGCCGGATGGTACACCAATCGAGGTAGTTTTGAATCCTCTGGGTGTTCCTTCACGGATGAATATCGGGCAAGTTCTGGAAACACATTTGGGCTGGGCTGCTAAAGCTCTGGGTCTGCGCATTGCTACTCCTGTTTTTGACGGTGCACGTGAGGAAGATATTTTCGAAACCTTGGAAAAGGCCGGACTTCCTAAAGACGGCAAGACGATGCTCTATGACGGGCGTACGGGAGTTCCTTTTGACAGTAAGATTACAGTGGGCTATATGTATGTGCTGAAGCTCCACCATTTGGTTGACGACAAAATCCATGCTCGTTCCACCGGACCGTATTCCTTAGTAACTCAACAACCCTTAGGTGGAAAGGCACAGTTCGGCGGGCAGCGTTTTGGAGAGATGGAAGTTTGGGCCCTGGAAGCCTATGGAGCATCCTATACTCTCCAAGAAATCCTGACTGTCAAATCAGACGATGTTGTCGGGCGTGTTAAGACTTATGAAGCTATTGTTAAAGGTGAGAATATCCCTGAACCGGGAATTCCTGAATCCTTTAAAGTATTAATTAAAGAAATGCAGAGTTTAGGATTAGATGTACGAGTTCTTTCCTCTGATGATCAGGAAATTGAGATTCATGATACGGATGAGGATATCGCGGAAACGGCTAAAGAACTTGGTATTGATCTGCATGAGGAAATTGCGCCGACCGGCCCCCGTCTCGTTGAAACCGAAGATGAGGATGAAGAAGAAGCCGTGGATGAAGAAGACCCTCTTGATGATCTGAATGAAGAAGTCCTTGAAGAAGAGGATTTGGATCTTGACGATCTCAAATAG
- the rpoC gene encoding DNA-directed RNA polymerase subunit beta', translating into MLDVNNFDRMRIGLASPDMIRDWSFGEVKKPETINYRTLKPEREGLFCEKIFGPTRDWECHCGKYKRVRYKGIVCDRCGVEVTRSKVRRERMGHIVLAAPVSHIWYFKGIPSRMGLLLDMSPRALEKVLYFVSYIVTDPGDTSLMKKQLLTETEYREYKDKYGDRFQASMGAEAVKLLLTEMDLDKLNDELRGELKEVSGQRKIRAIRRLEVVEAFKQSGNRPEWMIMDVVPVIPPELRPMVQLDGGRFATSDLNDLYRRVINRNNRLKRLLDLGAPDIIVRNEKRMLQEAVDALIDNGRRGRPVTGPGNRPLKSLSDMLKGKQGRFRQNLLGKRVDYSGRSVIVVGPNLKLHQCGLPKEMALELFKPFVMKKLVNEGHAHNIKSAKRMVERVRPEVWDVLEEVITDHPVLLNRAPTLHRLGIQAFEPILVEGRALQIHPLVCTAYNADFDGDQMAVHVPLSAEAQAEARLLMLASHNILNPKDGRPVQTPTQDMVLGSYYLTMERPGAFGEGKIFKDFNEAVLAYDTGEVHLQAKIKVRRDDGLLETTVGRLIFNSVIPKEIGYFNEVVGKKGLGEIVAKTYRIAGYEATASLLDGLKSQGFKFSTRAGMTVGLTDITVPEAKTEILSNADQAVAKTELQYRRGLITDEERYNLVIDTWAKATKTVTDALMESLNQFNPVYMMATSGARGNIQQLRQLAGMRGLMADPSGRTIELPIKANFREGLTVLEYFISSHGARKGLADTALRTADSGYLTRRLVDVSQDVIVREEDCGTSAGIIVEDIKDGPEIIESLEERLVGRFVLEDLYHPTTGKLLATPEKEMTEEQAKEIAAVFDSVVIRSVLACTSRYGVCKKCYGRNLATGRPVEMGEAVGIIAAQSIGEPGTQLTMRTFHTGGVAGDDITQGLPRVEELFEARKPKGQAIISEVKGKVSISEVKGRREVEITTDSDEHITYTIPYGSRLSVKDGQMVEAGDELTEGSINPHDMLKVKGQRGVQVYLVGEVQRVYRLQGVDINDKHIEVMVRQMLRKVKIDDAGDTSLLPGGLIDIFDFQDENAKAIANGGEPAVAHAVLLGITKASLATDSFLSAASFQETTRVLTEAAIKGKVDPLLGLKENVIIGKLIPAGTGMARYRNIKTFDANPV; encoded by the coding sequence TTGCTAGACGTCAATAATTTCGACCGTATGCGTATCGGCTTAGCTTCGCCGGATATGATTCGTGACTGGTCCTTTGGAGAAGTTAAGAAGCCTGAAACCATTAACTATCGGACCTTAAAGCCGGAACGGGAAGGATTGTTTTGTGAAAAGATCTTTGGCCCGACCAGAGATTGGGAATGCCACTGCGGAAAATATAAACGGGTACGTTACAAGGGTATTGTTTGCGATCGCTGCGGAGTTGAAGTCACTCGATCGAAGGTGCGCCGTGAGCGGATGGGACATATTGTCCTGGCCGCTCCAGTTTCCCATATATGGTATTTCAAAGGAATTCCCAGCAGGATGGGTCTGCTTTTAGATATGTCCCCCCGTGCTCTGGAAAAGGTCCTCTATTTTGTTTCCTATATTGTGACAGACCCCGGAGATACTTCTCTGATGAAAAAGCAACTTCTAACGGAAACAGAATATCGTGAATACAAAGACAAGTATGGAGATCGTTTCCAGGCCAGTATGGGTGCTGAGGCAGTTAAACTCCTGCTCACAGAAATGGATCTGGATAAACTTAATGACGAGCTGCGCGGCGAACTGAAAGAAGTTTCCGGGCAACGGAAAATCCGTGCTATTCGTCGTTTAGAAGTAGTCGAGGCCTTTAAGCAATCAGGAAATCGCCCGGAATGGATGATTATGGATGTTGTGCCGGTTATCCCGCCTGAACTGAGGCCTATGGTTCAATTAGACGGCGGCAGGTTTGCAACTTCTGATCTTAACGACCTATATCGACGGGTTATTAATCGCAATAATCGCTTAAAGCGACTTTTAGATTTAGGAGCTCCTGATATTATTGTGCGCAATGAGAAACGGATGCTCCAAGAAGCTGTTGACGCCTTAATTGACAACGGCCGTCGAGGTCGTCCGGTAACAGGACCGGGGAACCGCCCGCTGAAATCTCTAAGCGACATGCTGAAAGGAAAACAAGGACGTTTCCGTCAAAACCTTTTAGGAAAACGCGTAGACTATTCGGGACGTTCCGTTATTGTTGTCGGACCAAACCTTAAATTGCATCAATGCGGCCTTCCTAAGGAAATGGCTCTTGAACTCTTTAAACCCTTTGTGATGAAAAAGCTCGTAAACGAAGGGCACGCTCATAATATTAAAAGCGCTAAACGAATGGTTGAGCGCGTACGCCCTGAAGTCTGGGATGTTTTAGAGGAAGTCATTACCGATCATCCTGTACTGTTAAACCGTGCTCCAACCCTTCACCGTTTAGGAATCCAGGCTTTTGAACCAATCTTGGTTGAAGGCCGTGCGTTACAGATTCATCCCCTCGTCTGCACGGCGTATAACGCTGACTTTGACGGGGACCAAATGGCTGTACACGTTCCTTTGTCGGCAGAAGCTCAAGCCGAAGCTCGTTTGTTGATGCTGGCCTCCCATAATATCCTGAATCCTAAGGACGGCCGTCCCGTGCAAACTCCTACCCAAGACATGGTCTTAGGCTCCTACTACTTAACGATGGAGCGACCAGGGGCTTTCGGCGAAGGTAAAATATTCAAAGATTTCAATGAAGCTGTTTTAGCTTATGATACAGGTGAGGTCCATTTACAAGCGAAGATAAAAGTTCGGCGTGACGATGGGCTTTTGGAGACGACAGTCGGTCGCTTGATCTTCAATTCTGTAATACCTAAAGAGATCGGCTATTTCAATGAGGTTGTCGGCAAAAAGGGTCTCGGTGAGATTGTAGCTAAGACTTATCGTATTGCCGGATATGAAGCTACCGCCTCGCTGCTTGATGGACTGAAAAGTCAAGGATTTAAATTCTCAACACGTGCAGGGATGACTGTTGGTTTGACTGACATCACCGTTCCCGAAGCGAAGACAGAAATTCTCTCCAATGCTGACCAGGCCGTTGCTAAAACAGAATTGCAGTATCGCCGAGGTTTAATTACCGATGAAGAGCGTTATAATTTAGTTATCGACACTTGGGCTAAAGCCACCAAGACAGTCACCGATGCCTTGATGGAAAGCTTAAATCAGTTCAATCCTGTCTATATGATGGCAACTTCGGGAGCACGGGGTAATATTCAACAGCTCCGTCAGTTGGCCGGAATGCGGGGACTTATGGCTGATCCGTCCGGACGTACTATTGAATTGCCGATTAAGGCTAATTTCCGTGAGGGACTGACGGTTTTGGAATACTTCATCTCCTCCCACGGTGCCCGGAAAGGTTTGGCTGATACAGCTCTAAGAACGGCTGACTCAGGGTATTTGACCCGACGTTTAGTCGATGTTTCTCAAGACGTTATTGTGCGTGAAGAGGACTGTGGAACATCCGCGGGTATTATCGTAGAAGATATCAAGGATGGCCCGGAAATCATCGAGTCCTTGGAAGAACGACTGGTAGGACGTTTTGTTCTGGAAGATTTATATCATCCTACAACAGGAAAACTTCTTGCTACTCCGGAAAAGGAAATGACGGAAGAACAAGCAAAAGAGATTGCAGCTGTGTTTGATTCCGTGGTTATCCGATCTGTTCTTGCCTGTACATCACGTTATGGAGTTTGCAAAAAGTGTTATGGACGTAATTTGGCTACCGGCCGGCCTGTAGAAATGGGTGAAGCTGTGGGGATTATCGCAGCACAATCCATCGGTGAGCCAGGTACGCAGCTGACGATGCGGACATTCCATACTGGCGGTGTAGCCGGAGACGATATAACACAAGGTCTTCCGCGGGTCGAAGAATTGTTCGAAGCCCGTAAACCTAAAGGGCAAGCGATTATATCAGAAGTCAAAGGGAAAGTTTCCATCAGTGAAGTTAAGGGACGCCGAGAGGTGGAGATCACCACTGACTCCGATGAGCATATCACCTATACCATACCTTACGGGTCTCGTCTCAGTGTGAAAGACGGTCAGATGGTTGAGGCAGGGGATGAACTTACAGAAGGAAGTATTAATCCGCATGATATGCTGAAGGTTAAAGGCCAGCGCGGGGTTCAGGTTTATCTCGTAGGCGAGGTTCAGCGTGTGTACCGCCTGCAGGGCGTTGATATTAACGATAAGCATATTGAGGTTATGGTTCGCCAGATGCTGCGCAAGGTTAAAATTGATGATGCCGGTGACACAAGCCTGCTGCCGGGCGGTCTCATTGATATTTTTGATTTTCAGGACGAGAACGCCAAAGCAATTGCCAATGGAGGAGAACCGGCTGTCGCTCACGCAGTATTGCTGGGGATAACCAAAGCCTCGTTGGCCACAGATTCCTTCCTGTCTGCTGCTTCGTTCCAAGAAACAACCCGAGTCCTTACCGAAGCAGCGATCAAAGGAAAAGTGGACCCCCTCTTAGGTCTCAAAGAGAATGTTATCATCGGTAAGCTTATTCCTGCAGGAACGGGCATGGCTCGCTATCGAAATATCAAAACCTTCGATGCAAATCCGGTTTGA